One stretch of Corvus moneduloides isolate bCorMon1 chromosome 16, bCorMon1.pri, whole genome shotgun sequence DNA includes these proteins:
- the TNRC6A gene encoding trinucleotide repeat-containing gene 6A protein isoform X1 — translation MGVGRRELEAKATKEVERKLSRAFLPHLCGTERRDLVQEEEEQLMEERKKRKEDKKKKEAAQKKAIEQKIKVPEQTKTSVSQPQPVTSNGTSTGTSTTNNAKRAPASSQQQPLPRYPPREVPPRFRHQEQKQLLKRGQQLPVIAANLGSTPKVLNGQSGGSTGTNNQPVTNGEVPNSSKKQPGMPPIRDLVSHSPNQSDLNHSGLGSHYENSHWGPVSSNSDSSTNWDKVIVDGSDKEAWPSITGSDPELTSECMDTDSASSSGSERNLVIMASGSTGGESDGIRNGIGHGSQNKFVVGSNSNNVGNGSINGPWGLSHGSIISTCQVSVDAPDSKSESSNNRMNAWGTINSSSNGGLNPSTLNSNGNHGAWSVLENSGHALKGSVGSGSPGTSIQCSTIGQMANSQSINSKVGGSAHGSWGSLQESCDSEVNGTRNVSFSGQPQNLNTEMNGPNNTTNFMTSSLPNSAGSVQMNELPNTAGPGAWRVSTMNHSQIQASPVANGTSISHLSNGEAKTGGSYGTTWGAYGSSYSGDKCPGPNSQANGDTVNATLMQPGGSGPGSTNFQINGNKGGGVWEAGTVNSQNVPWGNGNGASAGGSRRGWGNPAQNTGTNISNGEWSKLPSNQHSNEGVNGNSRKFTNGWKSTEEDDLNSQSSAASQMAEQSSTWAKTGTGDSEGSSESTGCHEDRAAVEGQNRERRKVDQHTLLQSIVNRTDLDPRVLSNSGWGQTPIKQNTAWDTETSPRGERKTDNGTEAWGGSVTQTSSSGGCVDRPSPNNNDTSSVSGWGDPKSATRWGDSKGSNSQGGWEEDSAATVMVKSNQSWGSGKEEKSSWNDTPKMKQGWGDGQKASQGWAVSAGDSWGENSRSNHWGEAKKSSSGGSNSDRSVSGWNEPGKSNSVTWGGNNATPNNSSGWDEPAKSNQNQGWGDPPKSNQPQVWGDSSKPVNSPEWNKQDVGSWGAPSAANKPPGSGWLGGPMPAPAKEEEPTGWEEPSPESIRRKMEIDDGTSAWGDPSKYNYKNVNMWNKNVPNSSSSSDQQAQVHPQLLSSSAMSSKESSSGSGWGEPSTPATTVDNGTSAWGKPMDTGTSWGEPVSDAGGTSGWGNASLGQQPPNKPGPKSMQDSWCGDDMPLTGSRQTSWEEEEDVEIGMWNSSSSQEANPSLNWPPYMKKMPTKGIMKGGNKQDETWINPFIKQFTNLSFSRESPEETIQSNKMDMSGGLLQDKRMEMDKHGLGVGDYNRVVGKGPGSRPQIPKESSMDRGPYFDKDGIVADESQNMQFMSNQNMKLPPSNNALPNQALGSLTGLGMQSLNSVRQNGNPSVFGVGNIAAQPRSMQQPPAQPLNSSQPNPRAQVPPPLLSPQVPVSLLKYAPNSGGLSPLFGPQQVAMLNQLSQLNQLSQISQLQRLLAQQQKAQPQRSMPSGGRQQQEQQGRSLSMQQQMMQQSRQLDPNLLMKQQTPPSQQQSLHQPSMKSFLENVIPHATPELQKGPSPINAFSSFPIGMNSNLNVNLDMSSIKEPQSRLRKWTTVDSISVNTSLDQNSSKHGAISSGFRLEDSPFVPYDFMNSSNSPASPPGSIGDGWPRAKSPNGSSSVNWPPEFRPGEPWKGYPNIDPETDPYVTPGSVINNLSINTVREVDHLRDRNSGSSSSLNTTLPSTSAWSSIRASNYNVSLSSTAQSTSVARNSDSKSTWSPGSVTNTSLAHELWKVPLPPKSITAPSRPPPGLTGQKPPLSTWDNSLRLGGGWGNSDARYTPGSSWGESSSGRITNWLVLKNLTPQIDGSTLRTLCMQHGPLITFHLNLPHGNALVRYSSKEEVVKAQKSLHMCVLGNTTILAEFASEEEISRFFAQGQSLTPSPGWQSLGSSQSRLGSIDGSHSFSNRNDLNHWNGAGLSGTSSGDLHGTSLWGSPNYSTSLWGAPSSNDTRGISSPSPINAFLSVDHLGGGGESM, via the exons gcATGCCTCCCATTCGGGACTTGGTGAGCCACTCCCCTAACCAGTCAG ATCTGAACCACAGTGGTCTAGGATCCCATTATGAAAATTCTCACTGGGGACCAGTCTCTTCAAATAGTGACTCCAGCACAAACTGGGATAAAGTTATCGTAGACGGCTCTGACAAAGAAGCATGGCCATCAATCACTGGCAGTGACCCAGAGCTGACTTCAGAATGTATGGACACTGactctgcctccagctctgggtcGGAGCGGAACCTCGTTATCATGGCTTCAGGGAGCACAGGCGGAGAAAGCGATGGCATTCGCAATGGCATCGGACATGGGTCTCAGAATAAGTTTGTGGTTGGTAGCAACAGCAATAATGTGGGCAATGGAAGTATTAATGGACCGTGGGGGTTATCCCATGGATCCATAATAAGCACATGTCAAGTTTCTGTGGATGCTCCTGACAGCAAATCTGAAAGTAGCAACAATAGAATGAATGCTTGGGGCACCATAAACTCTTCATCAAATGGAGGGTTAAATCCAAGCACTTTGAATTCAAATGGCAACCATGGTGCCTGGTCCGTGTTGGAGAACAGTGGACATGCCCTGAAAGGGTCCGTGGGGAGTGGGAGTCCTGGCACAAGCATTCAGTGCAGTACCATAGGTCAGATGGCCAACAGCCAGAGTATTAACTCGAAAGTGGGTGGCTCAGCCCACGGTTCCTGGGGAAGCCTTCAGGAAAGTTGTGATTCTGAAGTAAATGGTACAAGGAATGTTTCATTCAGTGGGCAACCTCAAAACCTTAACACTGAAATGAATGGACCAAATAACACTACTAACTTTATGACCTCTAGTTTACCAAACTCTGCTGGTTCGGTGCAGATGAACGAACTGCCCAACACTGCAGGGCCCGGGGCCTGGCGCGTGAGCACAATGAATCATTCTCAGATTCAGGCCTCTCCAGTGGCAAATGGCACTTCCATCTCTCACCTGAGCAACGGTGAGGCCAAAACTGGCGGCTCTTATGGTACTACCTGGGGTGCCTATGGTTCTAGTTACTCTGGAGACAAATGTCCAGGCCCAAACAGCCAAGCTAATGGTGACACTGTGAATGCAACTCTAATGCAGCCGGGCGGGAGCGGGCCTGGCAGCACTAACTTTCAAATCAACGGGAATAAAGGCGGAGGGGTGTGGGAGGCAGGGACAGTCAACTCCCAGAATGTGCCGTGGGGAAACGGGAATGGTGCGAGTGCTGGCGGGAGCAGAAGAGGATGGGGCAACCCTGCACAAAACACTGGCACCAACATTTCCAACGGGGAATGGAGCAAACTGCCTAGCAATCAGCATTCCAATGAAGGTGTGAATGGAAACAGCAGGAAGTTTACAAATGGATGGAAGTCTACTGAGGAGGATGATCTCAACAGCCAGAGTTCTGCTGCCTCCCAGatggctgagcagagcagcacatggGCCAAAACAGGTACGGGGGACAGCGAGGGGAGCTCAGAGAGCACCGGGTGCCATGaagacagagcagctgtggaaggCCAGAACCGAGAGAGGAGGAAAGTTGACCAGCATACATTACTCCAAAGCATAGTGAACAGAACTGACTTAGATCCACGTGTCCTTTCCAACTCTGGTTGGGGACAGACTCCAATCAAACAGAACACTGCCTGGGATACTGAAACATCACCGAGGGGTGAAAGAAAAACTGACAATGGGACAGAGGCCTGGGGGGGCTCTGTGACACAGACTTCCAGCTCAGGGGGGTGTGTGGATAGACCTAGCCCTAATAATAACGATACCTCATCTGTATCGGGGTGGGGAGATCCAAAGTCTGCTACAAGGTGGGGAGACTCCAAAGGGTCAAACAGCCAGGGGGGGTGGGAAGAAGATTCTGCTGCTACAGTAATGGTCAAGAGCAATCAATCATGGGGAAGTGGCAAAGAGGAAAAGTCATCCTGGAATGACACACCGAAGATgaagcagggatggggagatggACAGAAGGCCAGCCAGGGTTGGGCAGTGTCTGCTGGTGATAGCTGGGGTGAAAACTCTAGAAGTAACCATTGGGGTGAGGCAAAGAAATCCAGTTCCGGAGGTAGCAACAGCGACAGGTCCGTGTCTGGTTGGAATGAGCCAGGTAAATCAAATTCTGTTACTTGGGGAGGCAATAATGCAACCCCAAACAACTCTTCAGGATGGGATGAGCCTGCAAAGTCTAATCAGAACCAGGGCTGGGGAGACCCTCCGAAATCCAATCAGCCTCAAGTCTGGGGGGACTCGTCGAAGCCAGTCAATTCTCCTGAGTGGAACAAACAAGATGTTGGCTCTTGGGGAGCCCCGTCTGCTGCGAACAAACCCCCGGGGTCTGGCTGGCTGGGGGGGCCAATGCCAGCCCCAGCAAAGGAGGAAGAGCCCACGGGCTGGGAGGAGCCATCCCCCGAATCCATACGCCGGAAAATGGAGATTGATGATGGAACTTCTGCTTGGGGTGATCCAAGCAAATACAACTACAAAAATGTGAATATGTGGAATAAAAATGTCCCAAACAGTAGCAGCAGTTCAGACCAGCAAGCACAGGTACATCCGCAGCTACTGTCTTCAAGTGCCATGTCTAGCAAGGAGAGCAGTTCGGGTTCTG GTTGGGGAGAGCCTTCTACTCCAGCCACTACTGTAGATAACGGGACTTCAGCGTGGGGTAAGCCCATGGACACTGGTACGAGCTGGGGAGAGCCCGTCAGCGATGCAGGAGGCACCTCTGGCTGGGGAAACGCTTCTCTTGGGCAGCAGCCTCCAAATAAACCTG GGCCTAAATCTATGCAAGATAGTTGGTGTGGAGATGATATGCCATTGACTGGCAGTCGTCAGACcagctgggaggaagaggaggatgttGAGATTGGAATGTGGAACAGCAGTTCCTCACAAGAAGCTAACCCATCGTTAAACTGGCCACCCTACATGAAAAAGATGCCCACAAAG gGAATAATGAAAGGTGGAAATAAGCAAGATGAAACATGGATCAATCCATTCATTAAGCAATTCACAAATCTCAGTTTTTCA agaGAATCACCAGAAGAAACCATACAGAGCAATAAGATGGACATGTCTGGAG GGTTACTGCAGGACAAGCGGATGGAGATGGACAAGCACGGCCTGGGCGTGGGAGATTACAATCGTGTGGTTGGCAAAGGCCCTGGTTCTcgtccccaaattcccaaagaGTCTTCCATGGATCGCGGTCCTTACTTCGATAAG GATGGCATTGTAGCAGACGAGTCCCAAAACATGCAGTTTATGTCCAATCAAAACATGAAGCTTCCCCCTTCAAATAATGCACTACCTAACCAAGCCCTGGGCTCCCTAACAGGGCTGGGTATGCAAAGCTTGAATTCTGTTAGACAG AATGGCAATCCCAGTGTGTTTGGTGTTGGGAATAtagcagcacagcccaggagcatgcagcagcctccagcacaACCTCTTAATTCATCTCAGCCTAATCCACGTGCTCAAGTGCCTCCTCCATTACTATCCCCTCAG GTTCCAGTATCATTACTGAAGTATGCACCAAACAGCGGTGGCCTGAGCCCACTTTTTGGCCCACAACAGGTAGCCATGTTGAATCAACTGTCCCAGTTAAACCAGCTTTCTCAGATCTCCCAGTTACAG CGGCTGTtggctcagcagcagaaggCTCAGCCTCAGAGGAGCATGCCTTCTGGGGGtcggcagcagcaggagcagcag GGTCGATCTCTTAGTATGCAGCAACAGATGATGCAACAGTCCCGTCAGCTTGATCCAAACCTGTTAATGAAGCAGCAAACTCCACCCTCTCAACAGCAGTCACTCCATCAGCCCTCCATGAAATCCTTCCTTGAGAATGTCATACCCCACGCTACTCCTGAGCTGCAGAAAGGGCCGTCACCAATCAATGCTTTCAGCAGCTTCCCTATAG GAATGAACTCAAACTTGAATGTAAACCTGGATATGAGCAGTATTAAAGAGCCACAATCTCGGCTGAGGAAATGGACTACAGTCGACAGCATTTCTGTGAACACATCCTTAGATCAAAACTCCAGCAAACATG gtgCTATTTCAAGTGGTTTTAGGCTGGAAGATTCTCCGTTTGTTCCTTACGACTTTATGAACAGCAGTAATTCGCCAGCCAGTCCTCCTGGATCCATTGGGGACGGCTGGCCCCGTGCCAAATCGCCTAATGGCTCTAGCAGTGTTAACTGGCCCCCAG AGTTTCGCCCTGGTGAGCCATGGAAAGGTTATCCAAACATCGACCCCGAAACTGACCCTTACGTCACTCCTGGCAGTGTCATAAACAATCTCTCAATTAATACTGTGCGGGAAGTTGACCACCTCAGGGACAGGAACAGTG GGTCATCCTCATCTTTGAACACCACGCTGCCTTCAACTAGTGCCTGGTCATCCATTCGTGCCTCCAACTACAATGTTTCCCTCAGCAGTACAGCACAAAGCACTTCAG TAGCCAGAAACAGTGATTCCAAATCAACATGGTCTCCTGGATCAGTCACTAACACCTCTCTGGCTCATGAGCTGTGGAAGGTCCCTTTGCCACCTAAAAGCATCACTGCTCCGTCCCgcccacctccagggctgaCAGGCCAGAAACCACCCCTGTCCACTTGGGATAACTCCCTTCGTCTGGGTGGAGGATGGGGAAATTCTGATGCCAGATACACCCCTG GTTCAAGCTGGGgtgagagcagctcagggagaaTAACAAATTGGCTTGTTCTAAAAAACCTTACACCTCAG ATCGACGGCTCAACCCTGCGTACTCTGTGCATGCAGCACGGCCCACTAATAACATTCCACCTGAACCTCCCACATGGTAATGCTTTGGTCCGTTACAGTTCAAAAGAAGAGGTAGTGAAGGCACAAAAATCTCTGCACAT gTGTGTTTTAGGGAACACTACTATTCTTGCTGAGTTTGCCAGTGAAGAGGAGATTAGTCGCTTCTTTGCACAAGGCCAGTCCCTCACTCCGTCTCCTGGCTGGCAATCTCTGGGATCCAGCCAGAGCCGACTCGGATCCATCGATGGTTCCCATTCGTTCTCAAACCGTAATGATCTAAATCACTGGAATGGTGCTGGGCTGTCGGGAACTAGCAGTGGAGACCTTCATGGCACTTCACTTTGGGGGAGCCCCAACTATTCCACGAGCCTGTGGGGTGCCCCGAGCAGCAATGACACCAGGGGAATTAGCAGCCCATCCCCCATCAACGCTTTCCTTTCTGTTGACCACCTGGGTGGAGGTGGAGAGTCCATGTAA
- the TNRC6A gene encoding trinucleotide repeat-containing gene 6A protein isoform X2 → MGVGRRELEAKATKEVERKLSRAFLPHLCGTERRDLVQEEEEQLMEERKKRKEDKKKKEAAQKKAIEQKIKVPEQTKTSVSQPQPVTSNGTSTGTSTTNNAKRAPASSQQQPLPRYPPREVPPRFRHQEQKQLLKRGQQLPVIAANLGSTPKVLNGQSGGSTGTNNQPVTNGEVPNSSKKQPGMPPIRDLVSHSPNQSDLNHSGLGSHYENSHWGPVSSNSDSSTNWDKVIVDGSDKEAWPSITGSDPELTSECMDTDSASSSGSERNLVIMASGSTGGESDGIRNGIGHGSQNKFVVGSNSNNVGNGSINGPWGLSHGSIISTCQVSVDAPDSKSESSNNRMNAWGTINSSSNGGLNPSTLNSNGNHGAWSVLENSGHALKGSVGSGSPGTSIQCSTIGQMANSQSINSKVGGSAHGSWGSLQESCDSEVNGTRNVSFSGQPQNLNTEMNGPNNTTNFMTSSLPNSAGSVQMNELPNTAGPGAWRVSTMNHSQIQASPVANGTSISHLSNGEAKTGGSYGTTWGAYGSSYSGDKCPGPNSQANGDTVNATLMQPGGSGPGSTNFQINGNKGGGVWEAGTVNSQNVPWGNGNGASAGGSRRGWGNPAQNTGTNISNGEWSKLPSNQHSNEGVNGNSRKFTNGWKSTEEDDLNSQSSAASQMAEQSSTWAKTGTGDSEGSSESTGCHEDRAAVEGQNRERRKVDQHTLLQSIVNRTDLDPRVLSNSGWGQTPIKQNTAWDTETSPRGERKTDNGTEAWGGSVTQTSSSGGCVDRPSPNNNDTSSVSGWGDPKSATRWGDSKGSNSQGGWEEDSAATVMVKSNQSWGSGKEEKSSWNDTPKMKQGWGDGQKASQGWAVSAGDSWGENSRSNHWGEAKKSSSGGSNSDRSVSGWNEPGKSNSVTWGGNNATPNNSSGWDEPAKSNQNQGWGDPPKSNQPQVWGDSSKPVNSPEWNKQDVGSWGAPSAANKPPGSGWLGGPMPAPAKEEEPTGWEEPSPESIRRKMEIDDGTSAWGDPSKYNYKNVNMWNKNVPNSSSSSDQQAQVHPQLLSSSAMSSKESSSGSGWGEPSTPATTVDNGTSAWGKPMDTGTSWGEPVSDAGGTSGWGNASLGQQPPNKPGPKSMQDSWCGDDMPLTGSRQTSWEEEEDVEIGMWNSSSSQEANPSLNWPPYMKKMPTKGIMKGGNKQDETWINPFIKQFTNLSFSRESPEETIQSNKMDMSGGLLQDKRMEMDKHGLGVGDYNRVVGKGPGSRPQIPKESSMDRGPYFDKDGIVADESQNMQFMSNQNMKLPPSNNALPNQALGSLTGLGMQSLNSVRQNGNPSVFGVGNIAAQPRSMQQPPAQPLNSSQPNPRAQVPPPLLSPQVPVSLLKYAPNSGGLSPLFGPQQVAMLNQLSQLNQLSQISQLQRLLAQQQKAQPQRSMPSGGRQQQEQQGRSLSMQQQMMQQSRQLDPNLLMKQQTPPSQQQSLHQPSMKSFLENVIPHATPELQKGPSPINAFSSFPIGMNSNLNVNLDMSSIKEPQSRLRKWTTVDSISVNTSLDQNSSKHGAISSGFRLEDSPFVPYDFMNSSNSPASPPGSIGDGWPRAKSPNGSSSVNWPPEFRPGEPWKGYPNIDPETDPYVTPGSVINNLSINTVREVDHLRDRNSGSSSSLNTTLPSTSAWSSIRASNYNVSLSSTAQSTSARNSDSKSTWSPGSVTNTSLAHELWKVPLPPKSITAPSRPPPGLTGQKPPLSTWDNSLRLGGGWGNSDARYTPGSSWGESSSGRITNWLVLKNLTPQIDGSTLRTLCMQHGPLITFHLNLPHGNALVRYSSKEEVVKAQKSLHMCVLGNTTILAEFASEEEISRFFAQGQSLTPSPGWQSLGSSQSRLGSIDGSHSFSNRNDLNHWNGAGLSGTSSGDLHGTSLWGSPNYSTSLWGAPSSNDTRGISSPSPINAFLSVDHLGGGGESM, encoded by the exons gcATGCCTCCCATTCGGGACTTGGTGAGCCACTCCCCTAACCAGTCAG ATCTGAACCACAGTGGTCTAGGATCCCATTATGAAAATTCTCACTGGGGACCAGTCTCTTCAAATAGTGACTCCAGCACAAACTGGGATAAAGTTATCGTAGACGGCTCTGACAAAGAAGCATGGCCATCAATCACTGGCAGTGACCCAGAGCTGACTTCAGAATGTATGGACACTGactctgcctccagctctgggtcGGAGCGGAACCTCGTTATCATGGCTTCAGGGAGCACAGGCGGAGAAAGCGATGGCATTCGCAATGGCATCGGACATGGGTCTCAGAATAAGTTTGTGGTTGGTAGCAACAGCAATAATGTGGGCAATGGAAGTATTAATGGACCGTGGGGGTTATCCCATGGATCCATAATAAGCACATGTCAAGTTTCTGTGGATGCTCCTGACAGCAAATCTGAAAGTAGCAACAATAGAATGAATGCTTGGGGCACCATAAACTCTTCATCAAATGGAGGGTTAAATCCAAGCACTTTGAATTCAAATGGCAACCATGGTGCCTGGTCCGTGTTGGAGAACAGTGGACATGCCCTGAAAGGGTCCGTGGGGAGTGGGAGTCCTGGCACAAGCATTCAGTGCAGTACCATAGGTCAGATGGCCAACAGCCAGAGTATTAACTCGAAAGTGGGTGGCTCAGCCCACGGTTCCTGGGGAAGCCTTCAGGAAAGTTGTGATTCTGAAGTAAATGGTACAAGGAATGTTTCATTCAGTGGGCAACCTCAAAACCTTAACACTGAAATGAATGGACCAAATAACACTACTAACTTTATGACCTCTAGTTTACCAAACTCTGCTGGTTCGGTGCAGATGAACGAACTGCCCAACACTGCAGGGCCCGGGGCCTGGCGCGTGAGCACAATGAATCATTCTCAGATTCAGGCCTCTCCAGTGGCAAATGGCACTTCCATCTCTCACCTGAGCAACGGTGAGGCCAAAACTGGCGGCTCTTATGGTACTACCTGGGGTGCCTATGGTTCTAGTTACTCTGGAGACAAATGTCCAGGCCCAAACAGCCAAGCTAATGGTGACACTGTGAATGCAACTCTAATGCAGCCGGGCGGGAGCGGGCCTGGCAGCACTAACTTTCAAATCAACGGGAATAAAGGCGGAGGGGTGTGGGAGGCAGGGACAGTCAACTCCCAGAATGTGCCGTGGGGAAACGGGAATGGTGCGAGTGCTGGCGGGAGCAGAAGAGGATGGGGCAACCCTGCACAAAACACTGGCACCAACATTTCCAACGGGGAATGGAGCAAACTGCCTAGCAATCAGCATTCCAATGAAGGTGTGAATGGAAACAGCAGGAAGTTTACAAATGGATGGAAGTCTACTGAGGAGGATGATCTCAACAGCCAGAGTTCTGCTGCCTCCCAGatggctgagcagagcagcacatggGCCAAAACAGGTACGGGGGACAGCGAGGGGAGCTCAGAGAGCACCGGGTGCCATGaagacagagcagctgtggaaggCCAGAACCGAGAGAGGAGGAAAGTTGACCAGCATACATTACTCCAAAGCATAGTGAACAGAACTGACTTAGATCCACGTGTCCTTTCCAACTCTGGTTGGGGACAGACTCCAATCAAACAGAACACTGCCTGGGATACTGAAACATCACCGAGGGGTGAAAGAAAAACTGACAATGGGACAGAGGCCTGGGGGGGCTCTGTGACACAGACTTCCAGCTCAGGGGGGTGTGTGGATAGACCTAGCCCTAATAATAACGATACCTCATCTGTATCGGGGTGGGGAGATCCAAAGTCTGCTACAAGGTGGGGAGACTCCAAAGGGTCAAACAGCCAGGGGGGGTGGGAAGAAGATTCTGCTGCTACAGTAATGGTCAAGAGCAATCAATCATGGGGAAGTGGCAAAGAGGAAAAGTCATCCTGGAATGACACACCGAAGATgaagcagggatggggagatggACAGAAGGCCAGCCAGGGTTGGGCAGTGTCTGCTGGTGATAGCTGGGGTGAAAACTCTAGAAGTAACCATTGGGGTGAGGCAAAGAAATCCAGTTCCGGAGGTAGCAACAGCGACAGGTCCGTGTCTGGTTGGAATGAGCCAGGTAAATCAAATTCTGTTACTTGGGGAGGCAATAATGCAACCCCAAACAACTCTTCAGGATGGGATGAGCCTGCAAAGTCTAATCAGAACCAGGGCTGGGGAGACCCTCCGAAATCCAATCAGCCTCAAGTCTGGGGGGACTCGTCGAAGCCAGTCAATTCTCCTGAGTGGAACAAACAAGATGTTGGCTCTTGGGGAGCCCCGTCTGCTGCGAACAAACCCCCGGGGTCTGGCTGGCTGGGGGGGCCAATGCCAGCCCCAGCAAAGGAGGAAGAGCCCACGGGCTGGGAGGAGCCATCCCCCGAATCCATACGCCGGAAAATGGAGATTGATGATGGAACTTCTGCTTGGGGTGATCCAAGCAAATACAACTACAAAAATGTGAATATGTGGAATAAAAATGTCCCAAACAGTAGCAGCAGTTCAGACCAGCAAGCACAGGTACATCCGCAGCTACTGTCTTCAAGTGCCATGTCTAGCAAGGAGAGCAGTTCGGGTTCTG GTTGGGGAGAGCCTTCTACTCCAGCCACTACTGTAGATAACGGGACTTCAGCGTGGGGTAAGCCCATGGACACTGGTACGAGCTGGGGAGAGCCCGTCAGCGATGCAGGAGGCACCTCTGGCTGGGGAAACGCTTCTCTTGGGCAGCAGCCTCCAAATAAACCTG GGCCTAAATCTATGCAAGATAGTTGGTGTGGAGATGATATGCCATTGACTGGCAGTCGTCAGACcagctgggaggaagaggaggatgttGAGATTGGAATGTGGAACAGCAGTTCCTCACAAGAAGCTAACCCATCGTTAAACTGGCCACCCTACATGAAAAAGATGCCCACAAAG gGAATAATGAAAGGTGGAAATAAGCAAGATGAAACATGGATCAATCCATTCATTAAGCAATTCACAAATCTCAGTTTTTCA agaGAATCACCAGAAGAAACCATACAGAGCAATAAGATGGACATGTCTGGAG GGTTACTGCAGGACAAGCGGATGGAGATGGACAAGCACGGCCTGGGCGTGGGAGATTACAATCGTGTGGTTGGCAAAGGCCCTGGTTCTcgtccccaaattcccaaagaGTCTTCCATGGATCGCGGTCCTTACTTCGATAAG GATGGCATTGTAGCAGACGAGTCCCAAAACATGCAGTTTATGTCCAATCAAAACATGAAGCTTCCCCCTTCAAATAATGCACTACCTAACCAAGCCCTGGGCTCCCTAACAGGGCTGGGTATGCAAAGCTTGAATTCTGTTAGACAG AATGGCAATCCCAGTGTGTTTGGTGTTGGGAATAtagcagcacagcccaggagcatgcagcagcctccagcacaACCTCTTAATTCATCTCAGCCTAATCCACGTGCTCAAGTGCCTCCTCCATTACTATCCCCTCAG GTTCCAGTATCATTACTGAAGTATGCACCAAACAGCGGTGGCCTGAGCCCACTTTTTGGCCCACAACAGGTAGCCATGTTGAATCAACTGTCCCAGTTAAACCAGCTTTCTCAGATCTCCCAGTTACAG CGGCTGTtggctcagcagcagaaggCTCAGCCTCAGAGGAGCATGCCTTCTGGGGGtcggcagcagcaggagcagcag GGTCGATCTCTTAGTATGCAGCAACAGATGATGCAACAGTCCCGTCAGCTTGATCCAAACCTGTTAATGAAGCAGCAAACTCCACCCTCTCAACAGCAGTCACTCCATCAGCCCTCCATGAAATCCTTCCTTGAGAATGTCATACCCCACGCTACTCCTGAGCTGCAGAAAGGGCCGTCACCAATCAATGCTTTCAGCAGCTTCCCTATAG GAATGAACTCAAACTTGAATGTAAACCTGGATATGAGCAGTATTAAAGAGCCACAATCTCGGCTGAGGAAATGGACTACAGTCGACAGCATTTCTGTGAACACATCCTTAGATCAAAACTCCAGCAAACATG gtgCTATTTCAAGTGGTTTTAGGCTGGAAGATTCTCCGTTTGTTCCTTACGACTTTATGAACAGCAGTAATTCGCCAGCCAGTCCTCCTGGATCCATTGGGGACGGCTGGCCCCGTGCCAAATCGCCTAATGGCTCTAGCAGTGTTAACTGGCCCCCAG AGTTTCGCCCTGGTGAGCCATGGAAAGGTTATCCAAACATCGACCCCGAAACTGACCCTTACGTCACTCCTGGCAGTGTCATAAACAATCTCTCAATTAATACTGTGCGGGAAGTTGACCACCTCAGGGACAGGAACAGTG GGTCATCCTCATCTTTGAACACCACGCTGCCTTCAACTAGTGCCTGGTCATCCATTCGTGCCTCCAACTACAATGTTTCCCTCAGCAGTACAGCACAAAGCACTTCAG CCAGAAACAGTGATTCCAAATCAACATGGTCTCCTGGATCAGTCACTAACACCTCTCTGGCTCATGAGCTGTGGAAGGTCCCTTTGCCACCTAAAAGCATCACTGCTCCGTCCCgcccacctccagggctgaCAGGCCAGAAACCACCCCTGTCCACTTGGGATAACTCCCTTCGTCTGGGTGGAGGATGGGGAAATTCTGATGCCAGATACACCCCTG GTTCAAGCTGGGgtgagagcagctcagggagaaTAACAAATTGGCTTGTTCTAAAAAACCTTACACCTCAG ATCGACGGCTCAACCCTGCGTACTCTGTGCATGCAGCACGGCCCACTAATAACATTCCACCTGAACCTCCCACATGGTAATGCTTTGGTCCGTTACAGTTCAAAAGAAGAGGTAGTGAAGGCACAAAAATCTCTGCACAT gTGTGTTTTAGGGAACACTACTATTCTTGCTGAGTTTGCCAGTGAAGAGGAGATTAGTCGCTTCTTTGCACAAGGCCAGTCCCTCACTCCGTCTCCTGGCTGGCAATCTCTGGGATCCAGCCAGAGCCGACTCGGATCCATCGATGGTTCCCATTCGTTCTCAAACCGTAATGATCTAAATCACTGGAATGGTGCTGGGCTGTCGGGAACTAGCAGTGGAGACCTTCATGGCACTTCACTTTGGGGGAGCCCCAACTATTCCACGAGCCTGTGGGGTGCCCCGAGCAGCAATGACACCAGGGGAATTAGCAGCCCATCCCCCATCAACGCTTTCCTTTCTGTTGACCACCTGGGTGGAGGTGGAGAGTCCATGTAA